The following coding sequences lie in one Glycine max cultivar Williams 82 chromosome 19, Glycine_max_v4.0, whole genome shotgun sequence genomic window:
- the LOC100782416 gene encoding probable serine/threonine-protein kinase PIX7 codes for METTSGAGRNVTNDLVRHQPVTQRSLSTKRSKRSSATNLSQEIIQASSLRRFTFNDLKLATRNFESKNLLGEGGFGTVLKGWVNEHENFAARPGTGTPVAVKTLNPNGFQGHKEWLAEINYLSELHHPNLVRLVGYCIEDAKRLLVYEYMSQGSLDNHLFKTATKHLTWPIRMKIAIGAANALAFLHEEASRPVIFRDFKTSNVLLDEDYNAKLSDFGLAQDAPVGDKTHVSTEVMGTQGYAAPEYVMTGHLTSKSDVYSFGVVLLEMLTGRRAVDQRVPRKEQNLVEWLRPRLREKDNFHYLMDPRLGGQYPMKSARRALWLATHCIRHNPKSRPLMSEVVRELKSLPLFRDDDDMVSQPGPTTSSVSSVSIPSTSLQRLDVGPSNHGGANKYGLRTGQSPYVRRHFQAYPLPLPNPGVGSSSNPTVASLSNVVVNPSVRQPI; via the exons GAAGAAATGTTACAAATGATTTGGTTAGACACCAACCAGTTACCCAAAGATCCTTATCCACCAAAAGGTCAAAAAGATCCTCAGCCACCAACTTAAGCCAGGAAATAATCCAAGCTTCTTCCCTTCGAAGATTCACCTTTAATGATCTTAAGTTGGCAACAAGAAATTTTGAGTCTAAGAATCTTCTTGGTGAGGGGGGTTTTGGAACTGTGTTGAAAGGTTGGGTCAATGAGCATGAGAACTTTGCAGCACGACCTGGAACAGGGACTCCAGTTGCAGTGAAGACTCTCAACCCAAATGGATTTCAAGGTCATAAAGAATGGCTT GCTGAAATTAATTATCTTAGTGAGCTCCATCATCCAAATCTGGTTAGATTGGTTGGCTATTGCATCGAAGATGCTAAAAGGTTACTAGTATATGAGTATATGTCTCAAGGAAGCTTAGACAACCATTTGTTCAAGA CGGCAACTAAGCACCTTACATGGCCTATCAGAATGAAAATTGCAATTGGTGCTGCTAATGCCCTTGCATTTTTGCATGAGGAAGCTTCAAGGCCAGTAATATTCCGAGATTTCAAGACATCTAATGTCCTATTGGATGAG GACTACAATGCAAAACTTTCTGACTTTGGGCTTGCCCAAGATGCTCCAGTGGGAGATAAAACTCATGTTTCCACTGAAGTAATGGGAACACAAGGCTATGCAGCCCCTGAGTATGTGATGACGG GACACCTTACTTCCAAGAGTGATGTCTATAGCTTTGGGGTGGTTCTACTTGAAATGCTGACAGGAAGAAGAGCCGTGGATCAAAGAGTTCCTAGGAAGGAGCAAAACTTGGTGGAATGGTTGCGTCCTCGTCTTAGGGAGAAAGATAATTTTCACTATCTAATGGATCCAAGACTTGGAGGTCAATACCCAATGAAAAGTGCTCGTAGGGCATTGTGGTTGGCCACTCACTGTATTCGTCATAACCCTAAATCAAGACCCCTTATGAGTGAAGTGGTTCGTGAGTTGAAATCTTTGCCTCTTTTTCGTGATGATGATGACATGGTTTCTCAACCTGGTCCCACAACTTCATCAGTTTCCTCAGTCTCAATTCCCTCAACCTCACTTCAAAGATTGGATGTAGGCCCCTCCAACCATGGTGGTGCGAACAAGTATGGCCTCAGAACAGGTCAATCACCATACGTTCGAAGGCACTTTCAAGCCTATCCTCTACCTCTTCCAAATCCTGGTGTTGGATCTTCATCCAATCCTACTGTTGCATCTTTGTCCAATGTAGTAGTTAACCCTAGTGTTCGACAACCGatctaa